The following are encoded together in the Armatimonadota bacterium genome:
- a CDS encoding DUF86 domain-containing protein, which translates to MGRSLSKYRSDPLLQAAVERHFEIIGEAMGRIARDDLETASGIDDYQHVIAFRNVLIHGYDVVAPDEVWRIAEDSLPRLLEQVRALLSDTQSEA; encoded by the coding sequence CTGGGGAGGTCACTCAGTAAGTACCGCTCTGATCCACTGCTGCAAGCTGCGGTGGAGAGGCACTTCGAGATAATCGGCGAGGCGATGGGGCGCATTGCGCGGGACGACCTGGAGACGGCGTCCGGCATCGACGACTACCAACATGTCATTGCATTCCGCAACGTACTGATCCACGGCTATGACGTTGTGGCACCCGACGAAGTGTGGCGCATCGCTGAGGACAGTCTGCCCCGACTGCTTGAGCAAGTGCGCGCCCTGCTGTCCGACACCCAATCGGAAGCCTGA